The Terriglobus roseus region ACCTGATCCTTGGGAGCGGCTCATGACGTGGGACGAGATGCACACTTTGACGCGTGCAGGTCATACGATCGGATCGCATACAGCAACACATGCTCTACTCACGCAGTTGACGTCCGATGAAGTCGCTTCAGAGCTTCTCACATCTTCCACTGCTCTTGAGCAACACATGGTGCCAGAACACACTGAGCGGCACTGGATTGCATATCCAAACGGCTTCACAGATAACCGCGTACGAGAACTGACAGCCAAATGTGGATATCACTACGGATTCACTACAGTGTCCGGCCTATGGCGCAAAGAGAGTGAGCCATTAGCAATTCCGCGAGTCAACGTGTGGGATGGATCTGTCTTATCGCCAGAAGGAACATTCGATGAAAGCTATCTGGAGTACACGTTATTTTTCCGGCCACTATTGGCGGGTTCCTTGTAGAGCGCTGTTTCTCTTACTGCCACTTCTCTACTTCGCCCCAACATTAGCAGCCGCAGAGCAGTCGCAGCCCCATGTCTTCTTTAGCGACCTGACAAGTGCTCCCGCTTCAGGCGGCGAGTCAGATCAGGGAGCATTCATCACACTCTATGGCAGCGGCTTCGGTGAAAAACGCGGAGCAGCTTACATCTCTATTGGAAATGAGCGTGCGTTCGCGTATCCCGTCTGGTCTGAACGCACACTTACCTTCCAACTGCCGAACCGCGCACAGTCTGGATCAGTAGTTGTCCATACGGACAAGGGCGCTTCCAATGAAATTCACCTCACCGTCAGGGCAGGACACATTCGCTTCTACCCCGAGAGGAAAGGCGAAACACTTCAGTCCGCAGTAGACAAGCTCCATGCCGGAGATATTCTTTACGTCCGCGATGGCGTTGCAGTCAATGCTCTTGATCGTTACGAATCGTCATGGAACATCATGACCAGCGGACGCAAAGATAATCCCATCGCAGTAGTTGCTTATCCCGGTGCCAAGGTGACGATCGGTTCGGTGGATGGTCCGAACATCGCAGCCAGAACTCCCAATGTCCAAAGAACCTCAGACCACTGGGTGATTGCAGGCTTACATTTCGTTGGCCATCAAGAGGCAATGGATATTACTGACTCCAAGGATTGGCGGGTTGTGGGCAATGACTTTACCTGCCCTCATGGCTTCGGACCAACCGGCTGCATCGAAATGTCTCAGGTTTCTGAAGTCGCATTTTTAGGCAACA contains the following coding sequences:
- a CDS encoding IPT/TIG domain-containing protein, whose product is MKAIWSTRYFSGHYWRVPCRALFLLLPLLYFAPTLAAAEQSQPHVFFSDLTSAPASGGESDQGAFITLYGSGFGEKRGAAYISIGNERAFAYPVWSERTLTFQLPNRAQSGSVVVHTDKGASNEIHLTVRAGHIRFYPERKGETLQSAVDKLHAGDILYVRDGVAVNALDRYESSWNIMTSGRKDNPIAVVAYPGAKVTIGSVDGPNIAARTPNVQRTSDHWVIAGLHFVGHQEAMDITDSKDWRVVGNDFTCPHGFGPTGCIEMSQVSEVAFLGNNVHDVGLPRTTKVYHGVYFSTDSNHIDVGWNTIANVRGCRGLQFHSTPTDPGTGLNQYDLHIHDNVIHDTACDGINLATINPSAGPVEVFNNLLYNTGQGPDPEDGSANYACIYIQGGSNSGPVSSGVVDVYNNTMFRCGGRRNTDSGAIALSGGSTKQAIRIRNNIIVLDGGVPLFSPNSRPVPFQAQANLVWWLQPGKDGRSHLPEGFQLVNPMLRNPSNGDFRLSDASPALHRGVPTALNWTLDGRMRTSKIPDSIGAF